The Obesumbacterium proteus DNA window TGTTTCGTTGTTGATGTCTAAGTGGATGGCTTTGCGTTCGGTTGGGGGAGAGGTTATCGAGCAACCGCGCAATGAGACTGAGCGTTGGTTGGTTGAAACCGTTCGTCGTCAGTCTCAGCAGGCAGGCATTGATATGCCGCAGGTGGCGATTTACCACGCACCGGATATGAACGCATTTGCAACGGGGGCGCGTCGTAATGCGTCACTGGTTGCGGTGAGCACCGGTTTGCTGCAAAACATGAGCCGTGATGAGGCTGAAGCCGTGCTTGCGCATGAAATCAGCCACGTGGCTAATGGCGACATGGTCACCATGACGCTGGTTCAGGGCGTAGTGAACACCTTCGTCATCTTTATCTCGCGCCTGATCGCTCAGGTGGCCGCCGGATTCTTGTCAGGCAACCGTGATGAAGGTGAAAGCAGCAGCGGCAATCCAATGATTTATTTCGCGGTATCCATGGTATTGGAAATCGTGTTCGGTATTCTGGCGAGCATTATTACCATGTGGTTCTC harbors:
- the htpX gene encoding protease HtpX, with the translated sequence MMRIALFLLTNLAVMLVFGVVLSLTGIQSSSVQGLMVMALLFGFGGSIVSLLMSKWMALRSVGGEVIEQPRNETERWLVETVRRQSQQAGIDMPQVAIYHAPDMNAFATGARRNASLVAVSTGLLQNMSRDEAEAVLAHEISHVANGDMVTMTLVQGVVNTFVIFISRLIAQVAAGFLSGNRDEGESSSGNPMIYFAVSMVLEIVFGILASIITMWFSRYREFRADAGSANLVGREKMIAALQRLKTSYEPQEEGSMMAFCINGRNKSFSELFLSHPPLDKRIEALRTGQYLK